The Candidatus Nomurabacteria bacterium DNA window GGCCGAAATATGTGGCCGGAACGAGTTTTTGTCCCACTGGGAATTATCACGATAATTCTTTTGCCGCCCGTCCTCTTCCACTGGAGCGCTATGCACGCATTAGTACTCGGTGAAGTTGTAGGCGTCTTGCTGGTTATCTGGATTGGCCGTGACCTGCGGAATATCATGCTTGGCTCTGCATTATTAAGCGGCCTAGGCTATTTCTTGCTGCTAAAGCTCTGGTCGCTCCTCTTCCCTGATGTCCTGGAGCTTTGGAACCCCGAAGCGTTTTGGGGCATTCACGTATTGAACGTACCTCTCGGAGAGCTCGTACTGGCGCTACTCTTTGGCGCACTCTGGGGACCCCTGGTCGCGTTAATCTTTCACCGACACCTCACCCGTCAAACGCAACCGTAACGCAGATGGCTGCGTCACGGCTACGGGGATATTCAACGTACACTCAACTATAGCTCGCTAGCTGGTCCACGGCCACGGGGGTGTCCAAAGCCATGACCCATACTATCGTCTGCTTGATGAGCGGCACGCATTTTTTCGTGTAGCTCGACATGGCTAATGCCATATTGGTCGAGCAATTCAGGAAAGCTCTTGCTCTCCAGCTCTGTTTGGAGCTCATCCACACTGATGCCGAGGATGTCGGCTTTTGTCTGCAACATGGATTGATAACGAGTTTGTGTCTCGCTTACCCGCTGGTTAATTTCATCCTCACTCAAGCCCTGCTCGCTGAGACGCGTTCGCAGTTGCTCAAGCATCTTGGCGTGAAATTCCTCTTGGGTAAGACCTTGCTCCTCCACGATATCGCGGAGATCTTTTGTCTCTAACTCGGATCGAAGCGCATCTGCGTCGAGACCGAGGATCTCTGCGGTGTCGTCAACTTGTTGCCCACCCTTGCCCATGCCAAAGAGGCCATGAGCTGAAGCGATATTGCTTACCAGCGCAGTTGCGCCGATAATGCCCATAACCGCTACGGTGGCAAAGAGTACTTTGTGCTGCATTGTAGTCACCTCCTCAGGTTTAATGTGTCTGTCATTACTACAATGCAGGGAGGGATTTTCTTTCTAGTACGCGTTTTCGCGATAATAATGATAGACTCGCGGCTGACGTCCAGGTAAGCTCACGTGCAGTATTTCATCAGCGTTATAGCTGCTCGCGTCAATCCGATCGCCTAACACCTGTGCCCACTCACCAACCCGAATTGGCACATCAGGCCGAATCAAGGTGTCGTTGGCATAGTAGATAACAAAGTCATTTCCATTTGGCGCTACCAGGAGAAAACCAGGGTCACTTACCTCGACAATTTTTCCTGATACCCAGCTATCGCCTGAGTAACGCTCATGCATTATCGGCTCTAGGAAGCGAATACCACGCGCTGAATCTGGCACGCCAGCTTGATCAAGTAAAACAGCAAAGAGCGTGACGCCGCCGACCATGCCAACCGCTACCCATAGAAAGGTGTGCTTGTAAGAAAACTCGTACTTGCGCATCAGCCAAATACCTAGAGTGATACCAACTACTGCGACGAAAATTGGGATCCACGGCACGTTCTCGATAAATGGACCAATACCGCCGTGACCAAGGTAGCTCAAAGGCTGGTGCACGCGTAATCGATAGAGCACCACGCTGAAGAAGAAGAGCGTCAGCGCCATACTAGCCAATAATCCAACGCTCAGCGCTATACCACCTATGATGAAATAGGCCTTCGGGCGCATCTGGAGTTTTTGCTCCTTAATCTCCTGTGTAATTTGTTCAGCCAGTGACGGCTTGGGTTTCTCGTTCATACAAAGTTTTGAGTAACTTTTTACCCCGGTTAATACGCGTCCCCACTGTCCCGATCGGAATGTGGAGCACGTCGCGAATTTCTTCGTATACTAAATCTTGAAAGTAGAAAAGGATGAGCGGCTCTCGATATTTAATATCCAACTTATCGAGGCATCGCTCAAGCATGCGACGAATTTCTTTGCGCTCAAATTTTTCCTGGGCGCTCTCTTTGGTATCCGGCACCACATGCACTTCCGGCGTTTCATCAATCGACACTTCTCGTTTGTGTTTTTTCAATTCATTCATGGCCTCATTATGCACGATGCGATATATCCAGCTAGAAAACTTTTTCTTCACTTGGAAACCTTGTAAGTTTACAAAGGCCTTGATAAAAGCCGATTGCAAAACGTCCTCCGCCCTATCCGGATCTTTCACCAGAGTGAGCGCATAACGTCGCAAGCGCTCTTCATATCGCTCTACTACAAAACGGTAGAGTTCTTGATCGCGTTCGCGAACCTGGACAACAAGCTCTTCATCGCTCAATTCGGCTGGGTCTGGCATACGGTATATATACTACACTAAAAGGCGATTTTTTATTTCAAAGCCTATTTGACACTCCAAAAAATGGGCAGTAGAGTGGACAAGCGATTCCACCACATCTAGCCGAAAGTAAGGAGGGCAAGATGTCCTTGGTCGTTGTAACACATGATGGTAGCCTGCCATGCAACCGTGGAGGCACGGGTAGGCGTGTTGGCTACTTCTCGCCTGAATCGCGGATGTATTTCCCTCTGACCGGGGGCAGTGTCTACATCCCGATTCCTCCGCCACCGCCCAAACCTCCAAACTACTTCGAACTTCCGAGAACCACCTGGCGTGACCGCTGCATCGAGTGTAATGGTCACACGAGCTGGAAGAGGAAGAAACTCGAAGGCGGCGTGCGTGAGGTCAAGGTCTGCGAAGAGTGTGGCAAGCTGATGCGTCCGTACTAGAGCGTCCGTGGACCGCTTCTCAATCTGAGAGGCGGTCTTTTTTCTTGACAGTGCAGCGTATTGTCGTTAAGGTGCTGGGTCGGAAACTGGACATTCACAAACGCAATGAAGGAGGGACTGTGTCATACGATCCAAACGCTTTTTTCCCGCCCTACATGAATTCGACCAACGAGGGTAACCAGCATAGCGCCGGCATGCACGTGGTCGGGCTGCAGTTCTTCTTGGACGGCCTGATCATCGGCGGCAAGATCAACGCGCCACTCATCCCGATCACCGGAATGACTGACGAGGCCACGGCGAACGCGGTGAAAGCGCTCCAGCGCGAGCTCGGCATGAGCGACGTTGATGGCAACTTCGGCCAGGGTACCAGGGAAGCCCTGCTCCGTGCCACCAGCTTCAACTTCAACACGATCCCTGGATCGATCCGTACCATCCAGGGAATCTGGATCGACCCGGACGGAAATCTCAAGCCTTGGCCCCTGGCGTTCACCGACGATCTGCCCGGCGACTAGGACCCACCCGCGCCGCCTCTTCTTTCACGGAGAGGCGGTCTTTTCTTTTGACCTCGCAGCATCTTGGATGTATGTTACACACAGACAAAGGTGGCGCCTTAGGGTTACCTTTTGACCCAGCGCAGAATTTATCAAAACACATACCCATACCATCTCACCACGGTAACGAAAAACCGACGGTGGGCATTTCGAGATGTGAAACTAGCATGGAAATTGCACCAGGCAATTCTTGGCGCGTGTTTTGTTAAAGGTTACACCGCGCTGGCATTTTGCATATTACCGGACCATATACATTTGTTGGTTTGGAAGCATATCCCAGCGCGGGTAGGAGAACCCACGCTGGGCCTGGATGAAATACAAACACAATTATTATTCCCCGAAGCCCAGCGCGCGTTCTCTAACGTGCGCGATAACAACCATGATGACATTTCATACTTAATGAAATCAATAAAAGGCACCTTTGCTCGATCAATTTCCTCCGGCCCCATCTGGCAACCCAGCTTCAATTCCCGCATCGTCGACTCTGATCAACGCCTCTACAACACACTGCAGTATATTCAATATAATTATCGTAAACATAAACTACCCGCACACTATGGCCAAGCACCATATACCTTTCTTAATATCCCAAAAAGCATTTACAACATTGACCAAAACCGGTTTTTCTCGTACGATGGCAGAGATTGATTGGACTTATGTATGCCGGCACCTCGCGCCAAAAAGACCACAAAGAAAAACCCGCCAAAGCAAGCGTCTGAAAAAATAGCAGAGGCTCAAATTATCATACCTGAGGCATCACCAGCGATAGAGATACCCAAGACTGCAACTCCACACTTCTTTGGATGGAAATTTTTTGTTGTGCTGGGAATTATCACTGGACTTTCCATGGGCTTTGCTACTTTTTCACGTGTCATTGATCCTCCAAATACCAATGGCGCAGTCGGCACCGAGCAACTCTCCCTACTCCAACACATTAATCAGCTGGTGGAGAATCAAAACAGACCTTTGCAAGGTGAGTCACGCGACCGGGTGAATATCCTCCTGCTGGGTATTGGCGGCGAAGGACACGAGGGCGCCCTTTTAGCCGATACTATCATCCTGGCCAGTCTCCAACCCTCAACTGGAAAAATTGCACTGCTCTCTATCCCTCGTGACTTCTATGTTCCTATCCCGGGATATGATTGGCGCAAAATTAACAACGCAAATGCTTTTGGAGAAGTAGACGACTACCCGGGCGGTGGTGAACGCTTAACCGCTGATGTGCTCGAAGATATCTTAGATGTTGATATTCCTTATACTGCGAGAATCGATTTCAACGGCTTCATTCAAATGGTGGATAATCTCGGCGGCATAAGTGTTGATGTGGAAAAAGGCTTTGTCGACACACGATACCCAACCGAGAACTATGGGTATCAAACCATTCGCTTCGATGCCGGTCGTCAGACCATGGACGGCGAAACTGCATTGAAGTTTGTCCGTTCGCGTAAAAGCACTTCTGACTTTGATCGATCGCGACGCCAACAACTCGTTTTACTTGCCCTCCGACAAAAGGCCCTCAACTTCGGCACTCTGATAAACCCTAGCCGCATATCGGACGTCCTCGGCAGTCTTTCAAGCAATGCACACACAAATATGGAACTATGGGAAATCCTGCGTCTCGCTGAACTGGTTGAAGACGCTGACACCACAAACATAATCAATGTCATCCTGGATAGCAGCGCCGACAGTCCGCTTATGGATGATCGCACAACTGTTGACAATGCCTACATCGTCCGACCAAGAAAAGGTTGGGATGACTGGTCAGAGCTCCAAGATATTGCCAACAACATCTTTCAACGGGAGGGTGAAGCACAACCCTTAACTGCTTCCGTGGTCGTACAAAACGGCACTCGTACCGTGGGTCTGGCCAGTGAAACTGCAGACATACTGGAGAGCTACGGACTCGAGGTTATCGATATCGGGAACACAAGCGTCCGTGGTTATACGCAAACCTATATTTATGATATTAGTAATGGTGAAAAGGCTATGGCATTAGCAGCACTGAGACAGGCCCTACCTTTTGCTCATGTGTACTCTAAGACCCCGCTCTATCTCAACCCCGACGCACTACTGACCACAGACCTCAGCGGCCGAATTACCGAGATAGCAGTCGAATTACAACAAGAAACCCATCCTGACTTTGTCGTTATCCTAGGCGACGATACTGATCCTGATGTACTCTTATCTCACAGCAAGACAAGTAGCTCCTCACTGATAACCAGTCGATAGTCATGGCACAACAAATCAACGTCACCATCATTGGCAGAACCAATGTTGGCAAGTCCCGTCTCTTTAATCGTCTCACAGAATCGCGAGGTGCTATTGTGGCACCTGAATCAGGCACTACTCGGGATATGAATGCGAAAGAAATCGAGTGGCGAGACACACGCTTCAATTTAATCGATACAGGTGGATGGACTATTAACGAGGATGACGAAATTTCTACTGCAATACGCAAGCGAACTGAGCGAGCAGTCCGCGAAGCAAAGCTGCTGCTCTTTGTCGTTGATGGACGGGCTGACCTAACACATGAGGATCTCCAATTTGCAGCCTGGATACGGAAACAGAAAAAACCTTGTCTGCTGGTAGTGAATAAGATCGAAAGCACACCGGCGGAACGACGCATCCCAACCGAAATTCATCGCCTCGGACTTGGCTCTGCCTATGCAGTATCAGCTGCCAATGGACGCGGCAGCGGTGATCTGCTCGATGTTATTGTTGAGAAGCTAGGCGGCGCTAGTGCGCAAACAAAAGATCCAGGTTTAAGGATCGCCTTTATCGGGAGACCAAACGTTGGGAAATCCTCTCTCATGAACGCCATCCTGAACGATGACCGCGTCTTAGTCAGTCCACAACCTTTTACTACCCGCGACGCTATTTCCGTTCCTTTCACCTGGAAAGAGAAAAAATTCACCCTGGTGGATACTGCTGGATTACGTCGCCGCGTCCGCGTGCCACGCAAAAGTTTAGAAGCTGAAGGAGCTGATATCAGTCGCCAAACTATGCATGCTGTCGATGTATTGGTGCTCGTGCTCGACCTTAGTGAGCGTATTAGCGCCCAAGACCGTACGCTCATAGTTGAAGCGATGAAGGCTGTCCCAGCTATGGTCATCGCTGCAAATAAATGGGACTTGGTGACTGAAAAAGACGCAACCACGCTCTTTACTATGGAAAAAGATATTCGCAGCCATCTCAGCTTTGTCCACTGGGCACCGATTGTATTTGTTTCTGCATTTGAAAAAACACGCGTAGCAAACCTGCTTGAAAAAGCCCAAAGCGCCTGGCACAACGCACAACGCAAACTTTCTGATAACGAATTAGAAGCGTTCCGAGATCAACTCATCCGCCGTCATCCCCCCACGAAAGGAAAGGGCGCTCGACGTCCACGCATCAGAGTAATTACGCAAATACGTACCGCTCCGCCACACTTTGATATCACCATAGGACCAAAGGAGGATTTACATCCTAACTATCTCGCTTTTGTTGAACGCATGCTTCGAGAACGCTATGATTTTGAAGGCAGCGCTATTCACCTCTCTATCCGTAAACCAAAGATTAACCGATGAAATGCATTGTTGGACTAGGTAACCCTGGCACGAAATATGACGACACCCGCCATAACCTGGGCTTCGCACTGGTTGACGCAATTGTTGAGCACCTTGAGTTAGCGCCTTTTCAAGAGCAGAGTAAATTTAAAGCTGAGATGACCCGCAATGATGATCCTATCCATCATTGGTTTTTCATGAAGCCACAAACCTACATGAATAACTCTGGTGAGGCAGTTGGTGAGTTTGTCCGATTCTATAAACTTCCGCTCAATGATTTACTGGTTATTCACGATGATCTTGATTTACCTTTCGGTGAAATAAAGCATGTTGTTGATCGCGGACCGGCTGGACATAATGGAGTACAATCAATCATCGATGTTGTGGGCTCACAAGCTTTTCATCGTATCCGCATCGGCATTGGATCAAACAAGGAACTAGGCATTCCCTCTGAGGACTACGTTCTGCAAAAATTCAACACTGAGGAAAAGCAAAAAATCTCCGAGCTACTCGAGCCTGTCCTCAACATCATTCTGAACTGGGCCTAAAGAAAAAACGCCAGTGTCAGTTTTCCTACGAGTGCGGGGCTTCACACTCTTTTTTGTAGTACTTACCAACACTGGCGTTGCAGGTCCGGAGGGTCGTCCGGACAGAGAAGGACATCGGCCGCGCTTGGCGAGAAGGAAGCGAGCTTCAATGCGAGTCTCACTCAAGCAACGACCGACGTCCATGTGCCGTGGGAGGGATTCGAACCCCCAACCTTCAGATTACGAGTCAGATGCTCTACCACTGAGCTACCACGGCAGCTGTGTTGCGGGT harbors:
- a CDS encoding transposase: MTQRRIYQNTYPYHLTTVTKNRRWAFRDVKLAWKLHQAILGACFVKGYTALAFCILPDHIHLLVWKHIPARVGEPTLGLDEIQTQLLFPEAQRAFSNVRDNNHDDISYLMKSIKGTFARSISSGPIWQPSFNSRIVDSDQRLYNTLQYIQYNYRKHKLPAHYGQAPYTFLNIPKSIYNIDQNRFFSYDGRD
- the der gene encoding ribosome biogenesis GTPase Der; this encodes MAQQINVTIIGRTNVGKSRLFNRLTESRGAIVAPESGTTRDMNAKEIEWRDTRFNLIDTGGWTINEDDEISTAIRKRTERAVREAKLLLFVVDGRADLTHEDLQFAAWIRKQKKPCLLVVNKIESTPAERRIPTEIHRLGLGSAYAVSAANGRGSGDLLDVIVEKLGGASAQTKDPGLRIAFIGRPNVGKSSLMNAILNDDRVLVSPQPFTTRDAISVPFTWKEKKFTLVDTAGLRRRVRVPRKSLEAEGADISRQTMHAVDVLVLVLDLSERISAQDRTLIVEAMKAVPAMVIAANKWDLVTEKDATTLFTMEKDIRSHLSFVHWAPIVFVSAFEKTRVANLLEKAQSAWHNAQRKLSDNELEAFRDQLIRRHPPTKGKGARRPRIRVITQIRTAPPHFDITIGPKEDLHPNYLAFVERMLRERYDFEGSAIHLSIRKPKINR
- a CDS encoding peptidoglycan-binding protein, which gives rise to MSYDPNAFFPPYMNSTNEGNQHSAGMHVVGLQFFLDGLIIGGKINAPLIPITGMTDEATANAVKALQRELGMSDVDGNFGQGTREALLRATSFNFNTIPGSIRTIQGIWIDPDGNLKPWPLAFTDDLPGD
- a CDS encoding LCP family protein, yielding MPAPRAKKTTKKNPPKQASEKIAEAQIIIPEASPAIEIPKTATPHFFGWKFFVVLGIITGLSMGFATFSRVIDPPNTNGAVGTEQLSLLQHINQLVENQNRPLQGESRDRVNILLLGIGGEGHEGALLADTIILASLQPSTGKIALLSIPRDFYVPIPGYDWRKINNANAFGEVDDYPGGGERLTADVLEDILDVDIPYTARIDFNGFIQMVDNLGGISVDVEKGFVDTRYPTENYGYQTIRFDAGRQTMDGETALKFVRSRKSTSDFDRSRRQQLVLLALRQKALNFGTLINPSRISDVLGSLSSNAHTNMELWEILRLAELVEDADTTNIINVILDSSADSPLMDDRTTVDNAYIVRPRKGWDDWSELQDIANNIFQREGEAQPLTASVVVQNGTRTVGLASETADILESYGLEVIDIGNTSVRGYTQTYIYDISNGEKAMALAALRQALPFAHVYSKTPLYLNPDALLTTDLSGRITEIAVELQQETHPDFVVILGDDTDPDVLLSHSKTSSSSLITSR
- a CDS encoding aminoacyl-tRNA hydrolase, yielding MKCIVGLGNPGTKYDDTRHNLGFALVDAIVEHLELAPFQEQSKFKAEMTRNDDPIHHWFFMKPQTYMNNSGEAVGEFVRFYKLPLNDLLVIHDDLDLPFGEIKHVVDRGPAGHNGVQSIIDVVGSQAFHRIRIGIGSNKELGIPSEDYVLQKFNTEEKQKISELLEPVLNIILNWA
- a CDS encoding RNA polymerase sigma factor; amino-acid sequence: MPDPAELSDEELVVQVRERDQELYRFVVERYEERLRRYALTLVKDPDRAEDVLQSAFIKAFVNLQGFQVKKKFSSWIYRIVHNEAMNELKKHKREVSIDETPEVHVVPDTKESAQEKFERKEIRRMLERCLDKLDIKYREPLILFYFQDLVYEEIRDVLHIPIGTVGTRINRGKKLLKTLYERETQAVTG